In one window of Enterobacteriaceae endosymbiont of Donacia cincticornis DNA:
- the lepB gene encoding signal peptidase I — MKKIQFLINQIFSTIFIVLLILIIRLFIYEPFYIPSESMMPTLDVGDFIIVNKFIYGIKNPFNNKIFIKNKSPQRGDIVVFKYPKNTKINYIKRIIGLPGDTIIYNTRNKQITLYNDKCIKKNIFRYKKLKKSKYFEKFQNITQKKYVFLKKNSIKFYKFGNIRYFQYTEYINKLPHKILFTPEIENKIDEKIYKQKNFSLYTWKVPKKCYFVMGDNRDNSFDSRYWGFVHEKYLLGKAMFIWLSIQKTTHLWFYKIKFNRICKIN; from the coding sequence ATGAAAAAAATACAATTTTTAATTAATCAAATATTTTCTACAATTTTTATTGTATTATTAATTTTAATTATTCGTTTATTTATATATGAACCATTTTATATACCTTCTGAATCTATGATGCCTACTTTAGATGTAGGTGATTTTATTATAGTAAATAAATTTATTTATGGAATTAAAAATCCTTTTAATAATAAAATTTTTATTAAAAATAAATCACCTCAAAGAGGTGATATAGTTGTTTTTAAATATCCTAAAAATACTAAAATAAATTATATTAAAAGAATTATTGGATTACCAGGAGATACAATTATCTATAATACTAGAAATAAACAAATTACATTATATAATGATAAATGTATTAAAAAAAATATTTTTAGATACAAAAAATTAAAAAAAAGTAAATATTTTGAAAAATTTCAAAATATTACTCAAAAAAAATATGTTTTTTTAAAAAAAAATTCTATAAAATTTTATAAATTTGGAAATATAAGATATTTTCAATACACAGAATATATAAATAAATTACCACATAAAATTTTATTTACACCTGAAATAGAAAATAAAATAGATGAAAAAATATATAAACAAAAAAATTTTTCTTTATATACTTGGAAAGTTCCTAAAAAATGTTATTTTGTTATGGGTGATAATCGTGATAATAGTTTTGATAGTAGATATTGGGGTTTTGTCCATGAAAAATATTTATTAGGGAAAGCTATGTTTATTTGGTTAAGTATTCAAAAAACAACACATTTATGGTTTTATAAAATAAAATTTAATAGAATATGTAAAATAAATTAG